CTAGTATGTCAGGCCTAACTAGATATTTAAAAGTACTGCATAGCAAGTATGTAAGGACTAACTAGATAGTTCAAAGTACTGCATAGCAAGTATGTAAGGACTAACTAGATATTTCAAAGTACTGCATAGCAAGTATGTCAGGCATAACTAGATATATCAAAGTATTGCATAGCAAGTATGTAAGAACTAACTAGATATTTCAAAGTATTGCATAGCAAGTATGTAAGGACCAACTAGATATTTCAAAGTATTGCATAGCAAGTATGTAAGGACTAACTAGATATTTCAAAGTATTGCATAGTAAGTATGTAAGGACTAACTAGATATTTCAAAGTACCGCATAGCAAGTATGTAAGGACTAACTAGATATTTCAAAGTACTGCATAGCAAGTATGTAAGGACTAACTAGATATTTAAAAGTGTTGCATAGCAAGTATGTCAGGCATAACTAGATATATCAAAGTACTGCATAGCAAGAACTAGTATGTCAGGCCTAACAAGATATTTAAAAGTACTGCATAGCAAGTATGTAAGGACAAACTAGATATTTCGAGTACTGCAAAGCAAGACCATGTATGCCAGGACTTATTAGATATTTCAAGTCCTAGAAAGCAAGTAGGTTGGGCTTATTTGATTCTTCAAAGTAATGCATAGCAAGTATACTGATgctaaataaatttttcaaaagtaaatgcagaaaatattttaaaatatacggtaacttcatttttattaaatttacatattgatatttttttcaattcttttacgCAGGTGTGTTCGTCTTCTTTGGTTTAGTGATCTTTCACCTGAAGCACCACTACGAGCATTACTACTGCCACGCGCTGTACGATATCCCTGACAGCGTCTGTCCGGTTCGAGATGTGAGCGTGGGTTGGCCCGCTCCTTTGGCGTGGTTTTCTCTGATTCTCTTAGTAGCAGACAGCATATTTTGGGTCTTCTTAACGCAAGCATTAAGAATAATCAAAACTAAGACTATGAGCGACAAGTATTAAGTGGGTTTTTTGTAATCGGTTTGGACTTTTTGGTGCAGTTAGAAATGTGCCTTACCCGAAAGGACAGACGTGCAAAACACTTGATGTATTCATAGGGATGTATATCACATTGAATGTATCCATAGGGATATATCACATTGAGGTATTCATAGGGATATATCACATTGAATCGATTAAAACTATTCTCAAGGAAGAACAAAATTCAATACTGCCTAGATAAGCagttattctatttttttcttctattaaGAATGGTTTAAGTTTGTTATTTCACGTGACTCAGCGCCTGTGAGAAGAAAGACAGAAAGCtcggataaaaaaaaacattgtcgTGAGTGGTAAACTTGTCCCAAAAATGAAGCATTTCCGTCCCATAACAACCCGTCCTTCTTGCAACTTTTTGAAGATTTCTCCGATGGCGTTGATAAAGCAAGATTTCAGGATTAGtgaaatattgtaataattatattttgtgaaaCGCCAAAGCAGTTCTcgtttgtttgtctgtttgttaattttatcGACGTTATATTCATCGATCGATAGTGTTTAGATTAAAGGTGGTCGTAATGATAAGGTACCACTGTATTGTATATGCACTACGTGTATTAAATGATGGTAGATGGTCATAATTATTTCTGTTCATGTTAAttctttttaagcataaaacGTTATTGTTGAATTTTTGTGTATTAGTATATGCTAGTGTatcattgatatatttaaatttgacaCCAGCAATAATTATTCCTCCAAATTCAGGTAAAATATAAACTAACGAGAAATGTTTTAGACACGGTGACAGCAAATAGTACTGTTATATAAAGTTATACTCTATaacatgtttttctttgttaataatTGTTAGTTATACTGTTTGTAATGTTAATCAGTTAATAATCTTTTGTAATCAGAATATTATGTACAGTATCTATAttgcttttaataaaattatcagtttATTTGTGTTCAGTGTATGAATATATTGCGTAGCTCTTTCGTACCCGGGGTCGACTTTCTTCATTCTCTGGCAGACATCCAGGTTACCACTCTTTTGAAGAAATGGAAATGGCTATGATTCAAGTCAGTAGCACTACAGATCTATTGATTATCGTTCTTTAACAGTATCACTCCTTTTTTCAAAGATGGATGGATATATAGAATTTCCAATTGTCTGTCcacattattttaattaaactgagtTATCTCATATTCTAAGAGAGTGTACTAGTATTTCAACACcttaagaaaatgttttgtctTCAAAGCGCCGTAAAAGGTACACAAATACTTTCACCGAAGATGACCTTGCattatttaaactgttttacCTTGATTAATGTCATTCTAAACTGACTTTTCTGATTAATATTGAAGTTTCCCTTCAACATTATTAATCAAGCTTTGAACCTTATAAAATACAGAAGTTGGTCTTTGATTGCGGAAGTACCATACATTGATTTACGATCATCTATATGAGAGGCCAAAACCATATTTATGATATCGATTGATTGAAACTTTTTCCGTTCATGTATTCTAGTGTATATACTAAAAAGTAACTCACGCATGAAGTTTAagtcattatttattatttattaagtaattactattttatttttacatatgtaataACTTGAAATAAGATTGGTATATTGCATACCTATATATACATCAACCATACACGTTTGCTGTCAAAGGAACTTCCGTAAACAGTTTTATTCATTGCAAAGTATGTAGGCAATATACAGTATTACTTATTTCCACGTGTATAATTCGACATCAGAACTGATATACTAGCCATAACTGTATATGCTTCATCCCATATTTGGCCAATATATTTTGAGAATGAAATTTCCTCTTAATTCATTAGCATTAATATTATCCGCTTAATTACTAGTATTCAACTGTTAATACAGAGGCATCTGTTTCTGCGATTAAATGTATCCCatgttataataatattatattattatcattatattattatattgatgtTATCATTTTACTATAGGGTGAACTTTTATTACAGACACAAGTGCCCATTTATACATTTCAGCCTCTAATGCATGACATAAATACTGCAGGCTAAGATACTACATCCATGCAAAATGACTTTATGAGATGATTTGCtacaaaaaaaacttaaaccTGTTGACTCATGAAAAAATATAGGTCACATAAATTTTAAAGCTTCCAACACACGTATACCCAGATGCATCATTCAACTAATcctttctcaaaaagttttgcCTGgtcaaaagaaatatttgttgaaaatgcAGTAACTGAAACCAAGTGGTATAACCCTAAAATGACTCATGCGGGTACAAAGGCAGTGAAccatgaaaaatacataacaacccccccccccccccccaggttacagatttgtgatttttttctgcaatgatcgctatctTTATTGTCGACCAGTATGTTACACAGAGGGAGGGGCCAAACTTTCCTTGTATGGAGGTCACTACAGCTATTTGTAAATCTAACAAAGTCCGAATTTCAGCTTTGTAAATGTAGTAAACAGTCTTAATCAATCTCGAAATCATCCATCCACAGTAAACACCAAAACTGAAGAATAAATCATTTTACAGTGTACAAATTTATTCACTGAAAAACAATGTCACTAATTTAAGTGTTAATCAATGTTAAATATACAGACAATAGATTTGACTTTTTAATTACTATTCAAACATTAGTTggcttttttttcaagaaacagaaaaaaaaattgggtgtaGTTGTTAATTCACAAATCATTGTGGAGTCATTGTACACCATGTCCTGTTTGCTTTTTACGAGTGTGGAAACCATATGTTTTCACAGTTTTTggtaaaaacttttataaattattttcagtgaatgaaaataagatattaaaaatacatgtatatgataaagTAAAACAATGGTCTTTTAAAATAAGTAGTACAGGCCAACACATATCAACTATTTTAcgaaataattacatgtaccagtttCCACATACCGTATATATCATCCattgtactctctctctcttcctctttttctctctctgtaTATTAATGTGTATGCCAAtttgattctctctctctctctctctctctctctctctctctctctctctctctctctctctctctctctctctctctctgtatattaATGAGTGTATgccaatttgataaaaatctcAAAGTAGTGAAATATGGATGCTAATGATTCagtaataacaaatatacaacaGTCATATTTACTGACACACATAATAAAAGTGGAAGAAGCAGTAGTCCGAGTGATTCAAACAGATATTCCATCAATCGTAGCACTTTTGAATGTGTTGTAAGTGATCCTCCTCTGAGGTGAACTCCTCGTAGCACCTATCACACCTGTAAGTTCGCGGGTTGTTACTTGGCTGCCTCCTAAACTCGTTTAGAGCTTCGTGTAAGTCTTCCACCGTCCTGTGAGTTCTACCACTTACGGGCTTCTCATAGCTCCCATGAGCAACTGTTTTGGGGCTTCTATATATAGGATTGGTCTCCTGAACTTGGCAcgctttcatttctgcaattcgTTGCTCGTACACATTTTTATCCTGAATGGCCTGTTTATACTGCAATAAAACATCTAAGagtaaatatctaaatataaaacattttattttaggaaTGAAAACACATATAAACTAATGTTCTTACATTTTCCTCCATTTTCTGTAGCCTCTCAGTCTCCTCCTTAAGCCTATAGTTCAACTGCTGTACCTGTTATCATCAAAAGAAAAAACAGAGTTTATGTTTATATctacatttgatttatttgcttCAATGTTTATGTATATCGATAAAACAGTATTATAGTAAACTACTCTACCAAGTTCCTGGCAAAACAAATTCGcagaattaaataaaaaaaaattctggattaTAATTGCAACATCTTTGAAAAAGCAATCAACTTCCCAGTACATGGCTTCATCAcagacaacaacaaaaaatcaatagATCTGATGAAGCCTATCAAAACCAGCAGTGTAGATGAATGGTGGTGTGTTCTGTGGACTTGCGCTTCATACAAGTAGCTAAGATCCGTGTCTATCACAATGGTCAATTGCAAGCTAGTCTATGAACAGTTTTACAGCAAACGCATGACGGATATATCATATATACGTACACATCTATGTCTTTTTGCAATTCTAATTTTGATACATGTTATGATGTATATGACCATGCAGTTGCATGACATTTAAAGGGAAACAACcctacatttttttaattcaggtaaCTGTTCTGTTGAGAGAGCCCCATGAAATACAATCATGAAATGGAAGATACTAAACAGAATTCTTTTacttaaggttttaaaaaaatatttacatgtacttgtatatcaaataatgcaTTCAGCATTTTCAGTAAACAATGTGTAAAACTCTAAGGGTCTGAGACTGAAACTTTGAGAATATACCTGATCAAGGAGGATTTTCTGAATTTCCTCTGCCTCTGCTAATCTTTTAGTAAACATTGCATTTTCTTTAGTGAGTTCTGTCAATCTCTGAATTGAAGACATTTTTCCTTCCTCTAAACTTTTTTCTAACCTTGAACAGCTTTCTTTCATCTCCTAGgagacaaataaataaaataatcacccatgaattttaatttaatcgACTTATTCATGAAACATCTTACACTTAAGCAAAGTCAGTATCATTACCATAATCACAGATCTAGAAATGTATTATAATCTGTTGGGATGTCACTAATTactataatttttaacaaatcaaaattgcTTGTCCTTTACACTTTGTTCTAACCATGTTTTTCTGTTAATGTCTCTCGGTAGAAATTTTAATGATCAGATAATTGTTTGtagattaagaaaaaaattgaagttacagaagctttaaaaaaaaatggagtgataccaataaacaatatatcatatttaGCCTTTCAAAAGATTTCACATACATTATTTTCCTTCCTGAGGTTTTCCACTTTTTGTTTCCAGTTGTTGATTTCATCCTGCAGCTGTTTTTCCCTCCTACTAAACTCAGCCTCCTCCtgtgaaataaaattcacaaactgcataatacaaaattcaaattaaaactgcatttgaaataatttagtCATACATCTACAAGTATAAAGTTGACATTGATTGCACTTTTCAGTAAGATATCTGAATCTGAGATGACATACCTCTGCAatacaaaatgatatacatCTTAGAAACCAAGTTGGACATAAATTGATCAAAATGACTTTTGATAAAACTTGACATCAATACAAGTTATTTCTGATAAAATATTTCTGCTTAAGGATGACAGACCCAATTCACTTCTACAATAgggattttcatgaaaattttatatgagtTAAGAGTTActaaagatatataaaatgcaatcaaaaaataacataaaattgaaTTAGATTTTTAGTAAGGaccatttaaacaaatttgtgtGTTTCTTCTCCTTTTCAACTGAACATAATAGGAAAAGGTGTttactttattttcaatatgagtacatgtattgaaGTGGATTGAAATGTAAGTGATTTGTTCACTGGCTCAAATTCTGTAAACTAACCTGTATGTAGATGCTTATTAACTTGAACAATATAAAACTCACCACAGTACTTGACAtcccttaaaaatatttgtgcaTGTTTAATAATGTTGAAAAGCATATTTCAGCATGTTAAATTATAGCAAGGTCAGCCTCTACTTGTGCTACATAAAGTGTGTATTGATGACGTTGAACAGCTACATATTGTGTCATAAGCGATTTTTCATTGACTTTCAGTGATTGTGACGTACTATTGAGATGTTCGTGACAATTACTCCTTTAACCTGTGTGATATATCTGCGCAAATGGAATTGGGTCCGTCGTCCTTAGTATATAagaatttcatttgttttgtacAACTGCTTCAAGCACTTCTGTTTGCCAAGTGTTAAAAATGACTTTAAAACTCCACttattatataacatttaaaaataagtatttatttataaacgaAAACACTTTTCAGGTACAAGTTCAagctttaaagaaattttatacCAGAAGCAAACAGGTAGTACTGATTTTTGTATCAAGCAAATATGTCACAATTAAGTTAAACAATGAAGGCATTCCCTGTATACCTTTGAAAAACTATTTTCTCTGCTTGTTCTGGATATTTCAAAAGAACTGGAGGAGGGGGCTACAGAAATTCCCTCAATATTGTTTTTGAGCTGCTTTTTGTGGACTTGGAGATTCTCGATTCTTTGTTTGAGTTCACAGATCTCAATCTGCTGAGCTTTTACTCGACTCTCCAGCAACAGGGTACTCGTAGTTTCAATTGGCTGATCTCCCTAGTAAATCAATCATCAAAACTACAgatgtttaattaattttttttttgtttcatacaCTGGGCCTTTATTTGTCTATGTACCAAGAAAagacatataaaaatttaaatatctattCATATTTAACTGTATTAAtaagtttttttgtgaaaagagCTATAGAATACTTACTTTGCCTGGTTTTTTAAGCGCTTCCTTCAAAGCATTTTGGGTTCTCTTTAATTCTCTAACAACTGACAAGAACTGACTTTGTGACACTCCGTTGCTATGGGACCAAAGGTCAGCCATCCTTTGTTCCCTTCTTTTGGTATCCATTGACATGGAGCCTGGAGAAGAATGTGGAAAACTTCTGGGATCCATTGAGTTGTTAAAAACTGCAAAGTCTAAGTTCACTGGAAACTGGTTCTTTTGATAGGCTAGATGCGTCTGTATTTTTGGTTGCCTTGATGAATAATCTCCATCCGTGGATAATTCTGAGGCATTGTGGGGCCCACCACCTCCAGTGTTATGATGCATCCTAAACAGTAAACAaaggaaaattgaaaattttaacagaaaaaaggGGATTTTCTAATTTGTGGTATTTCATAAGGATTATCTGAAACAAAACTCTCTGTaatcatatttttgttaaatccAAAATCACAaactattattttataaattattatgcATTTAactcaattgtttcattttggTTTTTCCCGTAAACATTACACAGGATATCCTGATATATGACTGAGGacacttaaaaatatatatttttttatttactcaccTGTATTAAGACCTTAATGGTGTAGTTTCTCTAATGCTATCATACATCCTGTTTCtgtaacaaattgaaaaaaaaatactaaactTGTTAACATATTGTATGTCCAAGAACTAACTACAAAAAGGCATTAAATTTATATGTTTCGTTAATGTCTACAATTACCCTTACGTCTATGAAAGCAAGAAAATCTATTTGATATTTAGACTCATAATGATACTGCAATGCTAGAGAAGAAATTTACAGTTTATACCCCCTTTTAGCCTCTGCATGCTCTATATAAGCCTTCTGCTGCTCAACTCAAAAGACAATAACTACATACAACCTTCCTAAAATATAAGTTGTTCAAATCGTAAATTCTTACCTTAATGTAAATCGTAAGTGAACAGTCAATATTGCTGAAGTCATTTCAAGAACAGAAATTACGGGGACTTCCAAACATTATGGGAACTTCCTACTTTCACTTTTGCTTTGTGGTTAACTCGTGCAATAAATGGATTACTTCCTTCATTGGTTTGTttgaacatgcattttttaGTATTATCTCGTGTATCGAATGactttatttatatgatttcCAGAGCAATGTCAAAACAAGCTCAATCAACATATtccat
This portion of the Magallana gigas chromosome 7, xbMagGiga1.1, whole genome shotgun sequence genome encodes:
- the LOC105345912 gene encoding dynactin subunit 1 translates to MHHNTGGGGPHNASELSTDGDYSSRQPKIQTHLAYQKNQFPVNLDFAVFNNSMDPRSFPHSSPGSMSMDTKRREQRMADLWSHSNGVSQSQFLSVVRELKRTQNALKEALKKPGKGDQPIETTSTLLLESRVKAQQIEICELKQRIENLQVHKKQLKNNIEGISVAPSSSSFEISRTSRENSFSKEEAEFSRREKQLQDEINNWKQKVENLRKENNEMKESCSRLEKSLEEGKMSSIQRLTELTKENAMFTKRLAEAEEIQKILLDQVQQLNYRLKEETERLQKMEENYKQAIQDKNVYEQRIAEMKACQVQETNPIYRSPKTVAHGSYEKPVSGRTHRTVEDLHEALNEFRRQPSNNPRTYRCDRCYEEFTSEEDHLQHIQKCYD